In Candidatus Aenigmatarchaeota archaeon, one DNA window encodes the following:
- a CDS encoding HIT domain-containing protein, with amino-acid sequence MPEEQPRSAEDARGACPFCKIVSGEIPSRKVYEDDLFVGVLDINPKAPGHTLLMPKEHYPILPMVPVETFARLFTVAKNLGGASARATGAPNLDIFIANGAVAGQQSQHFMVHLIPSPEGGGFRVPEIVPDPAKLQEIFEIFSHNLPIMIQNHFKRNPGLKPGLEAKSDPIPRYADTKVIYDDTAALAIMCKGALGHVKVYAKGEVAKVGELSDSEAVHLFYVASFAATAAFEALKAQGTNIIAGNTEKSFCIDVFPRVEGDGLNFMWNPAPADPSELDKIAEKVRFEMGSGKGSGEKKDGRGEEKPPERSSPKPKSRKSPEREWQEFNLAHQDDVFNISEVKNV; translated from the coding sequence ATGCCTGAAGAACAGCCAAGAAGCGCCGAAGATGCCCGGGGGGCCTGCCCTTTTTGCAAAATAGTGTCTGGAGAGATCCCTTCCAGGAAGGTTTATGAAGACGACCTCTTTGTAGGTGTCCTTGACATAAACCCCAAGGCACCGGGGCATACTCTCCTTATGCCAAAGGAGCATTATCCGATTCTGCCAATGGTTCCTGTCGAAACATTTGCCCGGCTGTTTACTGTAGCAAAAAATCTGGGCGGTGCTTCTGCAAGGGCAACCGGCGCTCCGAATCTGGATATTTTCATTGCAAACGGCGCAGTGGCGGGCCAGCAGTCGCAGCATTTTATGGTTCACCTGATTCCAAGCCCGGAGGGAGGCGGCTTTAGAGTTCCCGAAATCGTTCCGGACCCGGCAAAGCTTCAGGAAATATTTGAAATATTCTCCCATAACCTGCCGATAATGATCCAGAACCACTTCAAGCGAAATCCAGGCCTAAAGCCAGGTTTGGAAGCAAAAAGCGACCCCATACCGCGGTATGCAGACACTAAAGTTATCTATGACGATACTGCGGCCTTGGCGATTATGTGCAAGGGTGCGCTTGGCCACGTGAAAGTTTATGCGAAGGGAGAGGTTGCCAAAGTCGGGGAACTGTCCGACTCTGAAGCAGTCCACCTGTTTTATGTTGCAAGCTTTGCCGCAACTGCCGCTTTTGAAGCACTCAAAGCGCAAGGCACGAACATAATTGCCGGCAATACTGAGAAGAGCTTCTGTATTGACGTTTTTCCAAGAGTTGAGGGAGATGGACTCAATTTTATGTGGAACCCTGCCCCTGCAGACCCTAGTGAGCTAGACAAGATTGCCGAAAAGGTGCGTTTCGAGATGGGCTCTGGTAAGGGAAGTGGGGAGAAAAAGGATGGACGGGGGGAAGAAAAACCGCCCGAAAGATCCTCGCCAAAGCCGAAGAGCCGGAAAAGCCCCGAGAGGGAATGGCAGGAGTTTAATCTTGCGCATCAGGATGACGTTTTTAATATAAGCGAAGTAAAGAATGTGTAG
- a CDS encoding HIT family protein, whose product MDCLFCSIISGKIPALKVAEDGRFLAFLDISPSSRGHTVIIPKKHYASLLDMPLSEAEGYFGFIYSLSSQVMSAMGTDACNIGANVGKIAGQEVQHVHFHIIPRYAGDGGESVQAIVKMPFRKEDLPQIAEKIRAFSQKSPP is encoded by the coding sequence ATGGACTGCCTGTTTTGCAGCATTATTTCGGGAAAAATCCCTGCCCTGAAGGTGGCCGAGGATGGGAGGTTTCTTGCGTTTCTTGACATCAGCCCTTCTTCCAGGGGGCACACTGTGATAATTCCGAAAAAGCATTATGCTTCCCTGCTGGATATGCCCCTTTCCGAAGCGGAAGGATACTTTGGATTTATCTATTCTCTTTCAAGCCAGGTGATGTCTGCTATGGGGACTGATGCTTGCAATATCGGGGCAAATGTTGGAAAGATTGCCGGCCAGGAGGTCCAGCACGTCCATTTCCATATAATTCCCCGTTATGCTGGTGATGGCGGAGAGTCGGTTCAGGCAATCGTTAAAATGCCCTTTCGTAAGGAAGACCTGCCCCAAATTGCCGAAAAAATCCGCGCATTTTCGCAAAAAAGCCCGCCCTGA
- a CDS encoding DNA-directed RNA polymerase subunit P, translated as MMGYTCVKCKGKVEKIEESVICPTCGFRILMKDRIGETKTILAR; from the coding sequence ATAATGGGATATACATGCGTAAAATGTAAGGGCAAAGTAGAAAAAATTGAAGAGAGCGTAATCTGCCCGACCTGCGGTTTCAGGATACTAATGAAAGACCGAATCGGCGAAACCAAGACAATTCTAGCAAGGTGA
- the sepF gene encoding cell division protein SepF produces the protein MVFDRIFGRPSRQESDSDEYIDLDSIIEEPRQQSGKIRIRIEKLTEFRDCEKILKYIREGSIVLAETLEMKNKDVGELKRSIERIKKTVTAINGDIVMGPQSILIVCPPNVMVSRIKE, from the coding sequence ATGGTATTTGATCGAATCTTTGGTAGGCCATCACGCCAGGAGTCAGACAGCGATGAATATATTGATTTGGACAGCATTATCGAGGAGCCAAGGCAGCAGTCTGGAAAAATCCGGATTAGGATAGAAAAATTGACCGAATTTCGGGATTGTGAAAAGATTCTGAAGTACATCCGGGAAGGAAGCATAGTTTTGGCGGAGACACTCGAAATGAAAAACAAGGATGTAGGCGAGCTTAAAAGGTCAATCGAAAGGATAAAGAAGACGGTTACGGCGATAAACGGGGATATAGTAATGGGGCCTCAGTCAATCCTCATCGTTTGTCCTCCCAACGTAATGGTTTCAAGGATTAAAGAATAA
- a CDS encoding YIP1 family protein, whose protein sequence is MEIFRRSWGVISDPSRFFSKIKKEKGLKKAFTYFFVLSLFGTVMSFAANEMLLDYVYGPLMNAYGFSAPQQEVSQQIVGTWYAIMFFSGLLISFLMAGLIHLWIMLFGGKEEYEKTYQIYAYSKTPSFLFGWIPFFSVLAEAYHVVLLIAGTHKIQGIERNRAIWMFAVPYLIYIAVSIIFLMQFMNSDAMSVFLTNSTI, encoded by the coding sequence ATGGAGATTTTCAGGCGGAGTTGGGGTGTCATCTCAGACCCCAGCCGGTTCTTCAGCAAAATAAAGAAGGAAAAGGGGCTCAAGAAGGCGTTTACTTACTTTTTTGTATTGTCCCTGTTTGGAACCGTCATGTCTTTTGCCGCAAATGAAATGCTTCTTGACTATGTTTACGGGCCGCTAATGAATGCTTATGGATTCTCAGCCCCCCAGCAGGAAGTTTCACAGCAGATTGTGGGCACCTGGTACGCAATAATGTTTTTCTCAGGCCTGCTCATAAGCTTTCTAATGGCAGGGCTAATCCACCTCTGGATTATGCTTTTTGGAGGCAAAGAGGAATATGAAAAGACCTATCAGATATATGCTTACTCTAAGACTCCCAGCTTTCTTTTCGGCTGGATTCCATTTTTTTCAGTACTTGCTGAGGCGTACCACGTCGTTCTTTTAATTGCCGGGACGCATAAAATTCAAGGAATCGAAAGGAACCGGGCAATCTGGATGTTTGCTGTGCCTTACCTCATATACATTGCAGTTTCGATAATCTTTCTCATGCAGTTCATGAACTCTGACGCTATGAGCGTATTTTTGACCAATTCGACAATTTAA
- the pgk gene encoding phosphoglycerate kinase, protein MAELLKFEDFSYRGKTVGLRVDLNLPYDPKTKTISETPRLIDHAKTIKHLSESGAKVILLAHQGRKGDEDFISLEDHANLLEKHLSQPVRFIKLDSDFSGIRELKEGEVALLDNVRSFDDETKELSSEEHAKSALPSKLAPLLDCFILDAFSVAHRAHASVVGFSTLIPSIAGPVFYKEYEFLERFLREIQFSKNDVVVLGGAKPTEPINLINRLYGKGIETVLTTGVISLLILMSRGYKLGKSEEFLKEKKYLDYLKDIAPFAKEESILYPVDVAVERNGKRAEIEIKDLPVEEPILDIGSKTIALYSKIISEANVVCMKGPAGTYERAGFEEGTKKLFEAIADSECISLIGGGNSIDCLEKLKIDPAAFTYISLSGGAFVEFLSGTELPGIAALKESCRKF, encoded by the coding sequence ATGGCAGAACTCCTGAAGTTCGAAGATTTCAGCTACAGGGGGAAGACAGTCGGTCTTAGGGTTGACCTCAACCTCCCCTATGACCCAAAAACGAAAACCATTTCAGAAACCCCCCGGCTCATCGACCACGCAAAGACCATAAAACACCTCTCTGAAAGCGGCGCTAAAGTCATTTTGCTGGCGCACCAAGGGAGAAAGGGTGACGAGGACTTCATTTCCCTCGAAGACCACGCAAATCTTCTTGAAAAGCACCTCAGCCAGCCCGTCAGGTTCATAAAGCTTGACTCAGACTTCTCAGGCATAAGGGAGCTTAAGGAAGGTGAAGTTGCGCTTCTTGACAATGTGCGAAGCTTCGACGACGAAACAAAAGAACTTTCATCAGAGGAGCACGCAAAAAGCGCCCTTCCTTCAAAGCTGGCTCCCCTTCTCGACTGCTTCATCCTCGATGCTTTCTCGGTTGCACACAGGGCTCACGCAAGCGTAGTCGGATTTTCAACGCTTATCCCTTCAATTGCAGGGCCGGTTTTCTACAAGGAGTACGAATTCCTGGAAAGGTTCCTGCGGGAAATACAGTTTTCGAAAAATGATGTGGTCGTGCTTGGCGGGGCAAAGCCAACCGAGCCGATAAACCTGATAAACCGGCTTTACGGAAAAGGAATCGAAACCGTCCTGACGACAGGCGTCATTTCTCTCCTGATACTGATGTCACGCGGCTACAAGCTGGGAAAAAGCGAAGAGTTTTTAAAAGAAAAAAAGTACCTAGACTACCTGAAAGACATTGCCCCATTTGCAAAGGAAGAAAGTATTCTCTACCCCGTTGACGTCGCAGTTGAAAGAAACGGAAAGCGCGCCGAGATTGAAATAAAAGACCTGCCCGTGGAAGAGCCAATACTTGACATCGGAAGCAAGACAATAGCCCTCTACTCGAAAATAATTTCCGAGGCAAATGTTGTTTGCATGAAAGGGCCTGCGGGAACTTATGAAAGGGCGGGCTTTGAAGAGGGGACAAAAAAACTCTTCGAGGCGATTGCTGACTCTGAGTGCATTTCCCTCATCGGGGGCGGAAACTCCATTGACTGCCTGGAAAAGCTCAAAATTGACCCCGCTGCGTTCACTTACATAAGCTTAAGCGGGGGGGCATTTGTCGAATTCCTCAGCGGAACCGAGCTTCCTGGGATAGCTGCGCTAAAGGAAAGCTGCAGGAAGTTCTAA
- a CDS encoding cation-translocating P-type ATPase yields MPEEIVPPREPAPKKEIADYCVLEPSEVISRFKSSEKGLSEEEAKNRLAEYGYNELQKKKKHKALLIFISQFKSPLVLLLVGAGILSLFIGEILDSAAIFAIILLNAILGFFQEYKADKALQALEKISSPMARVMRGGKELRIPAREVVPGDIIVLEAGDVVPADARLIKSSGLQIDEASLTGESVPSSKTTDKYESPVSVADQENMAFMGTIVTYGNGLAVVTATGMKTEFGKIAQSLQETGDTKTPLQGKFEELSKQIGIIAALLVILVLIVGSIQGVTSIEKMILLSVALMVSTVPNSLPLVVTIGLSRGTKQLAKENMLIKSLPAAESLGSATIICSDKTGTITKNQMTVTDIYFNQATLSVTGSGYQPEGKFISNEGEIDPKKLEGLLKIGLLCNNAKLNKTREGYEIIGDPTEGSLIALARKGLLDEKHYEENLIKVSELPFDSDRKRMSVIFKDKETGKLEAYIKGAPDLLLKKCSRIYENGSCRELTEKDRERIMGVNTSFAKKALRVLGFAFREIQEGQHTSENEVEKDLVFMGLVGMIDPPREGVEEAIAKCREAGIKVMIITGDHALTTKAIAEKIGLFGEGDIVISGEELDTITDGELEAKIESVRIVARALPVQKLRIVQALQKKGHIVAMTGDGVNDAPALKKADIGIAMGITGTDVAKEVADATLVDDNFATIVKAIETGRNIYDSLIRSAKFFLACNMGEITAVFSSILLKLPLPMIPLQILLMNMLTDNLPALGLGFEPNDERAMKRPPRNPKEKPISNRMYLSIVAFGLIMGIGTLVMFQAYLGEGLIKAQTVAFTTLVIFQMFAVISSRTLYPSIKHLNLLSNKYLLCTIILSVGIQAAVVYWGPLQAVFGTVSLAAADWIKIVGFSSLGFVLMEASKYAMPDGRAKREAGK; encoded by the coding sequence ATGCCGGAGGAAATAGTTCCCCCCAGGGAGCCTGCACCGAAAAAGGAAATTGCAGACTACTGCGTGCTAGAGCCATCTGAAGTTATAAGCCGATTCAAAAGCTCAGAGAAAGGGCTTAGCGAGGAAGAAGCGAAAAATCGGCTCGCAGAATACGGCTACAACGAGCTGCAGAAAAAGAAAAAGCACAAAGCGCTCCTGATATTCATCAGCCAGTTCAAAAGCCCTCTTGTCCTCCTCCTTGTCGGAGCAGGCATACTTTCACTGTTCATTGGGGAGATTCTGGACTCAGCCGCGATTTTTGCAATAATACTTCTTAATGCCATTCTAGGATTTTTTCAGGAGTACAAAGCGGATAAAGCCCTCCAGGCGCTCGAAAAAATATCCTCACCCATGGCAAGAGTCATGCGAGGCGGCAAAGAACTAAGAATTCCTGCAAGAGAAGTCGTTCCTGGGGATATAATTGTCCTTGAAGCAGGAGACGTTGTACCCGCAGATGCGCGCCTTATCAAGTCCTCGGGGCTCCAGATAGACGAAGCATCTCTTACGGGGGAATCGGTTCCATCATCCAAGACAACCGACAAGTACGAAAGCCCGGTGTCTGTTGCAGACCAGGAGAATATGGCCTTCATGGGAACAATCGTCACTTACGGAAATGGGCTTGCCGTTGTGACAGCGACAGGAATGAAAACCGAGTTTGGAAAAATCGCCCAGTCGCTTCAGGAAACCGGAGACACAAAAACACCTCTCCAGGGAAAGTTCGAGGAGCTGTCAAAACAGATAGGAATAATAGCCGCTCTTCTCGTAATACTTGTCTTAATCGTCGGCTCTATTCAGGGGGTCACATCAATCGAGAAGATGATACTCCTTTCGGTAGCCCTTATGGTCTCCACAGTTCCGAACTCTCTTCCGCTAGTTGTTACAATTGGCCTTTCCAGAGGCACGAAGCAGCTTGCAAAAGAAAACATGCTTATCAAAAGCCTCCCCGCTGCGGAAAGTCTCGGCTCTGCCACAATAATCTGCTCAGACAAAACCGGGACAATAACCAAAAACCAGATGACAGTAACAGACATATACTTCAACCAAGCCACCTTAAGCGTTACCGGCTCTGGCTACCAGCCGGAAGGAAAGTTCATTTCCAACGAAGGAGAAATCGACCCCAAAAAGCTTGAAGGGCTTCTGAAAATCGGGCTTCTTTGCAACAACGCAAAGCTTAACAAAACCAGGGAAGGTTACGAGATAATCGGCGACCCCACAGAGGGCTCCCTCATAGCGCTTGCCAGAAAAGGGCTTCTTGACGAAAAGCATTACGAGGAAAATCTGATAAAGGTAAGTGAACTTCCATTTGACAGCGACAGAAAAAGAATGTCGGTCATCTTCAAAGACAAAGAAACTGGCAAGCTTGAAGCATATATCAAGGGAGCGCCAGACCTTCTCCTGAAAAAGTGCAGCCGAATATATGAAAACGGAAGCTGCAGGGAACTTACAGAAAAAGACCGGGAGCGCATAATGGGCGTCAACACAAGCTTTGCCAAAAAAGCCCTGAGAGTCCTGGGCTTTGCGTTTCGCGAGATTCAGGAAGGCCAGCACACCAGCGAAAACGAAGTTGAAAAAGACCTGGTGTTTATGGGCCTTGTCGGCATGATAGACCCACCAAGAGAAGGAGTGGAAGAGGCAATAGCCAAGTGCAGGGAAGCAGGAATAAAGGTAATGATAATTACGGGCGACCACGCCCTGACTACAAAGGCAATAGCAGAGAAGATTGGCCTGTTTGGAGAAGGCGACATTGTAATAAGCGGGGAAGAACTGGACACAATAACTGACGGGGAGCTTGAAGCTAAAATTGAGAGTGTAAGAATTGTTGCCAGGGCCCTTCCCGTGCAAAAGCTTCGAATCGTTCAGGCGCTGCAGAAAAAAGGCCATATAGTTGCGATGACTGGGGACGGTGTTAACGATGCGCCAGCTCTCAAAAAAGCAGATATCGGCATTGCCATGGGCATAACCGGAACGGACGTTGCAAAAGAAGTTGCAGATGCAACGCTTGTGGATGACAATTTTGCAACAATAGTAAAGGCGATAGAAACCGGAAGGAACATCTATGACAGCTTAATCCGGTCGGCAAAGTTTTTCCTTGCCTGCAATATGGGCGAGATAACTGCAGTCTTCAGCTCGATACTTCTGAAGCTCCCCCTCCCGATGATACCCCTTCAGATACTGCTCATGAACATGCTGACAGATAACCTCCCCGCCCTCGGCCTCGGCTTTGAGCCGAATGATGAAAGGGCGATGAAAAGGCCTCCGAGAAACCCAAAGGAGAAGCCAATCAGCAACAGGATGTACCTGTCGATTGTGGCATTCGGGCTGATAATGGGAATCGGCACACTGGTAATGTTCCAGGCGTACCTTGGAGAAGGGCTTATAAAGGCGCAAACCGTTGCATTTACGACGCTAGTCATATTCCAGATGTTCGCGGTAATCAGCAGCAGGACACTTTACCCTTCCATAAAGCACCTAAACCTACTTTCAAACAAATACCTGCTCTGCACGATAATTCTCTCCGTGGGAATACAGGCCGCAGTAGTTTATTGGGGGCCACTTCAGGCGGTATTCGGCACGGTTTCCCTGGCTGCTGCAGACTGGATAAAGATTGTCGGTTTTTCGTCTCTTGGGTTTGTCCTGATGGAAGCAAGCAAATACGCCATGCCTGACGGCAGAGCAAAAAGGGAAGCAGGAAAATAA
- a CDS encoding glucose-6-phosphate isomerase yields MLWQLDETKNRVVDIRRLSDMKELVFDKGWLENNWAQKSTAPVYYIYRNIFKKEDASRIKQSGLRYNITVVPGQMLGEEYTKTFGHYNPIAVDEYSFPEVYQVLEGEAIFLIQKVDNFNQNNIQDVAFAKGRVGEVFVVPPNYGHIIINPSPKRRLVLASWVADGFTSIYEPIKRLCGGSYFFTKDGWVKNHRYGLVPDIRQIKCKKLDDIYGFAADLEKLAFLKDPSIRLSGSGVQ; encoded by the coding sequence ATGCTTTGGCAACTTGATGAAACAAAAAACAGGGTTGTTGACATAAGGCGCCTATCCGACATGAAGGAACTGGTTTTTGATAAGGGATGGCTTGAGAACAACTGGGCGCAAAAATCCACGGCTCCGGTTTATTATATCTATCGCAATATCTTCAAAAAGGAAGATGCTTCCAGGATAAAGCAGTCAGGTCTAAGGTACAACATTACTGTTGTCCCCGGGCAGATGCTGGGGGAAGAGTATACAAAGACATTCGGCCACTACAACCCTATAGCAGTGGATGAATATAGCTTTCCGGAGGTTTACCAGGTTCTGGAGGGCGAAGCGATTTTTCTCATACAGAAGGTGGATAATTTCAACCAAAATAACATTCAGGATGTCGCTTTTGCAAAAGGCAGAGTGGGTGAAGTTTTTGTCGTGCCGCCAAACTACGGCCACATTATAATAAATCCTTCGCCAAAAAGGCGCCTTGTGCTGGCAAGCTGGGTGGCCGATGGATTTACTTCAATTTACGAGCCGATAAAGCGGCTTTGCGGCGGCTCTTACTTTTTCACGAAGGACGGTTGGGTCAAGAACCACCGCTACGGGCTTGTTCCGGATATAAGGCAGATAAAATGCAAGAAGCTGGATGACATCTATGGCTTTGCGGCGGACCTTGAGAAGCTTGCGTTTCTTAAAGACCCTTCGATCCGGCTATCGGGATCCGGCGTCCAGTAA
- a CDS encoding RNA-binding protein, whose translation MAEKIKVPFGIIEGGRLDEQFSKDPKKAAGEFLSSPCRTAPTSPEAEKLFPYENYPLWLNAFGLELARLKLESGDGEEEKLILLARTYDEMTHFSKVLKNREKILKNYESYEALSKTTEKMRDKIEKKIRTLAEKAAPNTSGLLGPILSARIISKANGLERLSKMPVSKIQVLGAEKSLFRYLKEKEEGKESKNPKYGVIYMSPFIINAPQKSRGKVARALASKIMVASRIDYFSGEDRSRKIKEEFREEYEKICREGGKKE comes from the coding sequence ATGGCAGAGAAAATCAAAGTTCCTTTTGGAATAATAGAAGGCGGGCGGCTGGACGAGCAATTCAGCAAAGACCCAAAAAAAGCGGCAGGGGAGTTTTTGTCAAGCCCCTGCAGGACCGCTCCAACTTCCCCTGAAGCCGAAAAGCTGTTCCCTTACGAAAATTATCCCTTGTGGCTTAACGCGTTCGGGCTTGAGCTTGCCCGGCTGAAGCTGGAATCTGGCGACGGGGAAGAGGAAAAGCTGATACTTCTTGCAAGAACCTATGATGAGATGACCCACTTCTCGAAAGTCCTTAAAAACAGGGAAAAAATTCTCAAGAACTATGAAAGCTACGAGGCATTATCCAAAACAACAGAAAAGATGAGGGACAAAATCGAAAAGAAAATCCGCACTCTTGCAGAAAAAGCTGCCCCGAACACATCAGGGCTTCTGGGCCCAATCCTTAGCGCCCGGATTATATCAAAAGCAAACGGGCTTGAGCGGCTCTCGAAGATGCCGGTCTCGAAGATACAGGTTCTTGGAGCAGAAAAGTCACTTTTCAGGTATCTGAAAGAAAAAGAGGAGGGAAAGGAAAGCAAAAACCCAAAATATGGGGTGATTTACATGTCGCCCTTCATAATAAACGCACCTCAAAAATCCAGAGGGAAGGTCGCCCGCGCCCTTGCTTCCAAAATCATGGTTGCCTCAAGGATTGATTACTTTTCGGGGGAGGACAGAAGCCGCAAAATAAAGGAAGAATTCCGGGAAGAATATGAAAAAATCTGCAGGGAAGGCGGCAAGAAGGAGTAA
- a CDS encoding 50S ribosomal protein L37e produces the protein MTKGTPSFGRHNKVLHSICKRCGRHSFNLTKEVCVNCGYGKSKRIQSYTWRWKDPIGKGNRKK, from the coding sequence ATGACAAAAGGAACACCAAGTTTCGGAAGACACAACAAGGTTTTGCATAGCATATGCAAGAGATGTGGCAGGCATTCATTTAACCTGACGAAGGAAGTCTGCGTCAACTGCGGCTATGGAAAGTCGAAGAGAATACAGAGTTATACCTGGAGATGGAAGGATCCAATTGGAAAGGGAAACCGCAAGAAATAA
- a CDS encoding small nuclear ribonucleoprotein (Enables 3` processing of polyadenylated mRNAs and tRNA precursors), which yields MSEDRPIDVLNNSKGKCILVKLKNGIEISGTLRAHDLHLNMWLEDVEMTKDEEKMSFKNMLVRGDTILYAVP from the coding sequence ATGAGCGAAGACAGACCAATTGACGTTTTGAACAATTCAAAAGGAAAGTGCATTCTAGTGAAGCTTAAGAACGGAATTGAGATCTCAGGCACCCTTAGGGCCCACGACCTTCACCTGAACATGTGGCTTGAGGATGTCGAGATGACAAAAGACGAGGAAAAAATGAGCTTCAAGAATATGCTTGTAAGAGGAGACACAATCCTTTACGCAGTGCCTTAG
- a CDS encoding transcription factor S, translating into MEFCKKCGGMVVPKKVDKKVVFYCRSCGEKCKAEVDSKLSEKVEKKEKVVTIAEDKVELPVTDNLCSKCGNPKAFWWMQQTRAIDEPPTRFFRCTKCSYSWREYS; encoded by the coding sequence ATGGAGTTTTGCAAAAAGTGCGGTGGGATGGTTGTCCCCAAAAAAGTGGACAAAAAAGTGGTTTTTTACTGCAGAAGCTGTGGAGAAAAGTGCAAGGCGGAAGTAGACAGCAAGCTCAGCGAAAAGGTCGAAAAGAAGGAGAAAGTTGTGACCATAGCTGAAGACAAGGTTGAACTTCCGGTTACTGACAATTTATGCAGCAAATGTGGAAACCCCAAGGCATTCTGGTGGATGCAGCAGACAAGGGCCATAGATGAGCCGCCCACCCGGTTTTTCAGGTGCACCAAGTGCAGTTATAGCTGGAGAGAATACAGTTAG
- a CDS encoding signal peptidase I, which translates to MGFDGLVESARKFQYWDVVLTVVFVFAFYQALAFALGTSHPVDVIVSESMLPTMKMGDIVVCAKDTPEVGEVAIYASSRKYPIIHRVIGINDSFCRGQNPYRIGIQEGTCYTIKGDNNDYPDPPVSEGQILCVVKAHIPYVGYPRYLIYKLLGI; encoded by the coding sequence ATGGGTTTTGATGGACTCGTGGAAAGCGCCAGGAAGTTTCAGTACTGGGACGTCGTGCTTACTGTAGTCTTTGTGTTTGCTTTTTACCAAGCACTTGCATTTGCCCTGGGCACAAGCCACCCGGTTGACGTTATAGTGTCGGAGTCTATGCTTCCGACGATGAAGATGGGGGATATTGTAGTATGCGCCAAAGATACGCCAGAGGTTGGGGAAGTGGCCATTTACGCCTCCTCCCGGAAGTATCCAATTATCCACAGGGTAATCGGCATAAATGACAGCTTCTGCCGCGGGCAAAACCCCTATAGAATAGGGATCCAGGAGGGCACGTGCTACACAATAAAAGGGGACAATAATGACTATCCGGACCCCCCCGTTTCGGAAGGCCAGATTTTGTGCGTAGTAAAGGCCCACATTCCCTATGTAGGGTATCCAAGATATCTTATTTATAAACTTTTGGGTATTTAA
- a CDS encoding 30S ribosomal protein S27e → MASKFLRVRCECGTERVVFNKATRLIKCEKCGKNLLKPTGGKSIVVSKVLETLE, encoded by the coding sequence ATGGCATCAAAATTCCTGAGGGTTAGGTGCGAGTGCGGAACAGAGAGAGTGGTCTTTAACAAGGCAACCCGGCTCATAAAGTGCGAGAAGTGCGGCAAAAACCTTCTCAAGCCAACCGGAGGAAAGTCAATCGTTGTTTCAAAGGTTCTTGAAACCCTTGAGTAA